One Vitis vinifera cultivar Pinot Noir 40024 chromosome 15, ASM3070453v1 genomic window, CACAAATGAAATTGGTTTTCTTAGCCACTGCCTAACCACGGAGATGAAATTAtacacatatattttttttatttgtgctGCTCGTGAACTATGTTTACTGAAATTGCTTACTGGTGTTTTCTAGTATTGTGTTCTAAACTGggtttatttttagaaatacaCATCGATTTGACCATCACTTTTGTTCAGGAATGAGTATTTATGTTTATGATGCATGTGACtgattgtttttaattatattctatCAACTTTTGAATGGATTTTGGAGTATTAGCCAAGAGGTtgttattattgtaatttttgttAGATTGTTAGAGTCTGTTCTTTTGAGCCTGTGTTGTTATTGTTTTTGTGACAATATGCTGTGTTCTAATAGTTTTGTGCTTTTATTTGGATAGAATTTTTTGGCACTCTGTGCTAGTGGCTATTATGATGGAACCATATTTCATCGAAATATTAAAGGTTTTATGATCCAAGGTGGAGACCCAACAGGTACAGGCAAAGGGGGGACCAGCATATGGGGAAAGAAGTTCAATGATGAGATACGAGAGTCTCTCAAGGTAATTTAATATAATGCATGAAGAATTCTCAGACTATAATTATCTTCTTTTACTAATCagaatgtgtgtatatatatatatatatgccttccCAAGAAGGCAAAGGTGGGAATAGTTTGATCTACCAATTGAAATTTCAGGCTCAAGCTGGGCACAGGCCTCTTTCTATGGTTGGGGTGTCCATCccccttcattttctcttttttgctGGCTGCAAATTAGAACGGCCcgaaaaataattctcctaaAGTAGTCCGTGTATACTAAGACTATCATGCTTCTAAGACTGTTTACAAATTATCAAATCCATATTATGCTGGGTGGAGCTTGATTCTGCTTGGCTGATCCACAGGCATAGTTCTTGTTATGTCTTAAATGgccaaattttcataatatgcTCTATTGGGTAATTGTAGGCTAGAAACATTTTATTCTAATCATGATACCAATGGCTGCCCttttctcccttcttttttCCAGCACAATGCAAGGGGAATATTATCAATGGCTAATAGTGGCCCCAATACTAATGGAAGCCAGTTCTTCATAACGTATGCTAAGCAGCCACATTTGAATGGATTGTACACTGTGTTTGGAAGAGTGATTCATGGATTTGAAGTCCTTGATATCATGGAGAAGGTACATTTCTGTGCTCTTAAGGTCAATTATCCGTTTCTTTTGTGGTTGAGAATCACTGTGCctctgtgtgtgtgtggttGAGGGGGGTGGGGTGAGAGGAATAATGGGTGACTTAAAGGAAACCAAGGGTGTAAATTTGGTTTTCACACCTTGAAGAGTAGGAACTTGGTATCTCTTTATATGGGAGCTGATTGTGAAAAAATCCCTTGTTTATGGGTGGCTTCCAAATGGGAtgatgttggatttttttttaaatgatgagCGTGTTTTAGATTGGTGGGCAGGATATTTTGAGGGGGGCATAGTCGATTATAGCACCAGAAAAGAAGACATAGAATAGGTGCTTTCTCAAATGCTGCCTAAAATTTTCTGAATGAGTTGATTTCTGCAAAGCGTTCTTACCATACAGGGCTCTATGCAAGCTGCTCGTTTCtgttgaacctttttttttttaatcaaatatactgttaaataatgttttttggTTTGTGCAGACTCAAACTGGAGCTGGGGATCGGCCTCTTGCAGAGATCAGGCTCAATCGAGTGACAATACATGCTAATCCACTTGCTGGCTAGGTTTAGTTCACTGCATTTCTGGGTTGTAAGCATGTGAACCAGGGTGGTCTCAGAACCT contains:
- the LOC100247290 gene encoding peptidyl-prolyl cis-trans isomerase CYP18-1 produces the protein MSVTLHTNLGDIKCEISCDEVSKTAENFLALCASGYYDGTIFHRNIKGFMIQGGDPTGTGKGGTSIWGKKFNDEIRESLKHNARGILSMANSGPNTNGSQFFITYAKQPHLNGLYTVFGRVIHGFEVLDIMEKTQTGAGDRPLAEIRLNRVTIHANPLAG